The following DNA comes from Buttiauxella agrestis.
CGCCAATCATGCTAATGGCAGAAACACCCATCCCCAACAAGTCGGTATCGCCCTGCGTGGTGTAGCCCTGGAAATTACGGTGCAGCTTGCCTTCGCGCTGCGCAATCGCCAGTTCATCATCCGGGCGCGCGAAGTGGTCCATGCCAATAAACTGGTATCCGGCATGGGTCAGCGAGCCGATAGTTTCTTGCAGAATGTCGAGTTTTTGCTGTGCGCTGGGCAAATCAGTATCTTTAATTTTGCGCTGTGCGGCAAACAAAGTCGGCAAATGGGCGTAGTTAAAAACGCTCAGGCGGTGCGGACTGAGTTCTGCGACGCGTTTAAGCGTAAAAGCAAAGCTTTCTGGTGTCTGCTTTGGCAGGCCGTAGATTAAATCGATATTAGTCGAGGTAAAGCCGAGTTCGCGCGCACGCTGAATCAACGCAAAGATAAACTCTTCGTCTTGCTCGCGGTTAACCAGGCGCTGCACTTCTTTGTTGAAATCCTGCACCCCCATGCTCAGGCGGGTAAAGCCTTCCTGACGCAGATGGTCGAGCACATCGAGTTCGATTTCACGCGGGTCGATTTCAATAGACAATTCGGCGTCTTCGTTGAAATTGAAATGACCACGCAGAAGCCCCATCAGACGGCTTATCTGCGCTTTACTGAGGTAAGTCGGTGTACCGCCGCCCCAATGCAATTGACTGACGTGACGGCCCTTAAAGAGCGGCGCACGGTGGGCTATCTCTTGTTCCAGCGCATCTAAATACTGATCGGCTTTGTGAGTCTGGCGGGTAACAATTTTATTGCAGCCGCAGAAATAGCAAAGCTTGTGGCAGAACGGGATATGGACATAGAGCGACAGCGGGCGCTCAGGGTAACGAGCAACCGCTTCAAGAAACGCCGCCTCGCCGAAGTCTTCTGAAAACTCCAGCGCGGTGGGATAAGAGGTATAACGCGGCCCTGAATAATTATATTTCTGGATCAGGGCCAAATCCCAATCGATTAACTGCTCAGACATTCTCACTCCCTCCGGTGATGCCGCATTCGTTGACGGCGCAACGACTTTTGTAATCGCGACAGCCGCCGTAGTTTAACGAATAACCACAGCAGATAACACACCAGCGGAATAACCACGCAAAGAACAGGTAATCCCATTGAGGTAAACCGTTAGTCAGTGCCTTTAAGCAGGCGCATCAAGTCATCGCCTTTCTCTTCTTCATCTTCGTCATCTTCATAAGAGATGCCGAGTTCTTCCATCAGTGCATCAATACGATCAAGCTTAGCGTTAACCCAAGCCTGCTCTTCTGCATTGAGAGTTTCACCTTCTTCAAGACGCTCTAACAGCGCATCCAGGCGCTCATCATTTTCCAGCAAATCCAGTTCAGCCTGTGGTGTAAGCATAGGTTTCTCAACTTTAGGTTTGTGCTGTTTTGGTTTCTTGACCTGGACTTCAGTTACGCCCAGAGCAACGGGTTTTTTACTGCCGATACGCGGATCTTTAGCCTGAGAGCTACCTGTTCCACTTTTAGCCTGAGTGCCACCACTTGCGCGACTCCCCGCAGCGTGTCCACTGTGCTTTTTATCGCGTTTACGGTCACGCGCTTCACGATCTAACTCTTCACGCGTTTTACGACGTGCTTTTGAAGGTTTGGAACCAGGTGCTGCTGAGTTTTGTTGCTTCATAATAGGTTATCTTGAGCCATTTTTATTCAGTATAGAATTGCGGCGGAATCTAGCAGAAAGCAAGCAAAGAAAAAAGGCGGCAGGTTAACCTGTCGCCTTTTTCTTGTCTCTGGACCCTTCATAGGTCACACAATCCCTGTTTGCACTCGACGCCCTGTCTTTCCCTTGCAAACAACTTCCGTGTAGTTCCTTGTCCTTTTAAAACGTCTCCTGACGTTGCCTCCTGGCATTTCCCTGGTTCTTCGTCATCATGACGCTCCTGAACCCTCATCCTGAGTTGCTATCCTTTGTGGCTCTCCTTTGCCTGTGCCGCTTACTTTACGCTTACCTATGGATACTACAAGATGAGCATTAGAGTTAAGTCATTGCCATCATTAAGCCATTCCTGAATAACCATATGTTATATAAACACTTTAAATTATGTCTGCATCTCACAACACTGCGTTATCTGCCAATATGAATGGTCAATGTCTTACAAGCCTCGGGCGAATTTCTGTAAGCCTGTGAGCCATGCCGAGAAACACGGCGTTTTGCTCATGTTCAGGTATAATCCCCCACAATGCTCATCCTGAGGGAGACAACCGTTTTGAAAAACTGGAACTACCAACTGACCCACTTCGTGCTTAGCGCACCGGATATTCGCCATTTACCTTCTGATACCGGTATTGAGGTTGCTTTCGCAGGCCGCTCAAACGCAGGGAAATCCAGCGCGTTAAATACGCTGACAAATCAGAAAGCACTGGCTCGTACCAGTAAAACACCTGGCCGTACGCAGCTCATCAACCTGTTTGAAGTGGCTGAAGGCTTACGTGTGGTGGATTTACCGGGCTATGGCTACGCCGAAGTACCGGAAGAAGTAAAACTGAAATGGCAGCGCGCGCTTGGCGAGTATCTGCAAAAGCGTAATAGCCTGAAAGGTTTAGTGGTGCTGATGGATATTCGTCATCCGCTGAAAGATCTCGATCAGCAAATGATTCACTGGGCTGTTGCCAGCGGTATTCCCGTGATGCTGCTGCTAACTAAAGCCGACAAACTGGCCTCTGGTGCGCGTAAAGCACAACTGAATATGGTGCGCGAAGCGGTTGTAGAGTTTAACGGTGATATTCAGGTTGAGGCGTTTTCCTCACTGAAAAAAATCGGCGTGGATGTGTTACGTCATAAGCTTGATGGTTGGTACAACGATATCCCACCAGCGATCGAAGAAGACAGCGTAGAAGAAGACGACGAAACTACTGGGGAATAAGTAATGTATGGGGAAACTCGTGCATTTCCTGACTCGCGCCCAATAAAAAACGCCCCAGTCATTACTGACTGGGGCGGCTAAAATATTCAGCCAAATCCGATTACGTGAAGTAAAAGGTCTGAAAGATAGAACATCTTACCTCTGTACCCTACGCAAATAACTCTACTCCTTTTTAATCGGTTGAAAAAGTATTTTTTGTAGTTTTTTTTCACCCTTTACACACCGATATTGAAGCGTCATCACAAAAAGCTATGAGTTATGTTGCTTAGTTACATAAATCGCTTTAATTAGTGAGCTTCATCCCAGTTTACACCGCTTCCAACTTCCACCAGCAACGGCACATCAAGTTTCATGCTGCCTTCCATCAGCTCGTGAATTTTCTTCGATACGGCTTCCAGATCATCTTGATGCACTTCAAACACCAGTTCATCGTGTACCTGCATGATCATTTTCACACGCGGTTTTTCTGATTCAAGCCAGGCATCGACAGCAATCATGGCACGCTTGATGATATCGGCTGCCGTTCCCTGCATTGGGGCGTTGATAGCCGCACGTTCAGCACCAGCGCGACGGGCCGCATTACTGGAATTGATATCAGGTAAATAGAGACGGCGGCCATCCAGCGTTTCGACATAACCCTGCTCTTTTGCCTGCTTGCGAGTACGCTCCATATATTCCAGAACACCCGGGTAGCGCTCGAAGTAGAGATCCATGTATTTCTGCGACTCTTTTCGCGGAATATTGAGCTGGCGTGACAAACCAAACGCACTCATGCCGTAAATCAAACCGAAGTTGATCGCTTTCGCGCTGCGGCGTTGCTCGCCAGAAACATTATCCAGCGGAATACCGAATACTTCCGCAGCCGTCGCGCGGTGGATATCTTTGCCCTCAGCAAACGCCGTCAGCAGCCCTTTATCGCGGGATAAATGCGCCATGATGCGCAGTTCAATTTGCGAGTAGTCGGCAGAGACAATCAGGTAATCCTTCGGCGCAATAAAGGCCTGACGAATACGACGTCCTTCTTCATTACGCACTGGAATATTTTGCAGGTTTGGTTCGGTTGAAGATAAGCGCCCGGTTGCCGCAACAGCCTGATGATAAGAAGTGTGTACGCGCCCCGTTTTCGGGTTAATCATCAGCGGCAGCTTATCGGTATAGGTCGATTTCAGTTTTGCCAGCCCACGATGCTCAAGAATAACTTTAGGCAATGGATAGTCCAGAGCCAGCTCTTCCAGCACTTCTTCAGATGTTGACGGTGCGCCGCCAGGGGTTTTTTTCAGCGGCTTAATACCCTGCTTTTCAAACAGAATGGTTTGCAACTGCTTTGGAGAAGAGAGGTTAAACGGCTCACCCGCGATTTCGTGAGCGGTGATTTCCAGCTCAGCGAGGCGTTTTGTCAGTTGCTCAGAATGCGTATGCAGCACAGCCGGATCGATCTTCACGCCATTGCGTTCAATGCGTGAAAGCACAGGCACCAGCGGCATCTCAATATTTTTGAAGATACTTAATGGCCCTTCACGCTTTTCAAGCTGAGGCCACATTTTCAGGTGCAACTGCAAAGTCACGTCTGCATCTTCTGCGGCGTAACGCCCGGCCTGCTCGAGATCTATCTGGTTGAAGGTCAGCTGCTTTTTACCTTTACCAGCAATCTCTTCAAAAGTGATGGTTGTGTGCTTCAACCAGCGTGCGGAAAGGCTGTCCATATCATGGCGGCCTGCGACGCTATCAAGAATATAGGACTCAAGCATGGTATCGAACGCAATTCCGCGAAGTTCGATATCGTAGTTTTGCATGATGCCACGGTCAAACTTGAGGTTTTGCCCAACCTTAAGAATGCTTTCATCTTCAAGTAGCGGCTTCAACATTTCGAGTGCGCGTTCGCGAGTAATTTGCACTGGGGCATCTAAATAGTCATGCGCAACGGGGATGTAGCACGCAACGCCCGGCTCCGTGGCAAATGAAAGCCCGACCAGATTCGCACTGACGTTATCCAGACTGTCCGTTTCCGTGTCAAAGGCGATAACAGGCGCTTTCTTCAGACGAGTAATCCATTCTTCAAGCACGCTTTCTTCAAGAATGGTGACGTAGTTTTCATGAGAAAGGGCAATTGCTGGCTCTTCTGGTTCAGCTTCGGCTTCAATCTCAAGGGTTTTTTTAGGCTGAGTAGCCGTCTTCGCGCCCTTGGCCTGTAACCACTTGCCAGCTTCTACGTCGGTAATCCAGCGTTTGAATTCATATTGTTTGAACAGCTCAAGAAGCTCTTCGTCTGCAGGCTGCTGCACTTCTAATTGCTCGCAACCGAGTTCAAGCTCAACGTCCGTTTTAATGGTTGCCAGTTTATAGGAGAGGTAAGCAAGATCTTTGCTTTGCTCAAGCTTCGCCGCCATGGTTTTTGCACCACGGAAGGTTAATTCGGCGATTTTCTCTGGGTTGGCATACAGCGTATCCAGTCCACCTAAGCCTTGTAGCAGCGCCTGTGCTGTTTTCTCGCCAACGCCCGGCACACCAGGTATGTTATCTGACGAGTCACCCATTAACGCCAGGAAGTCGATGATGAGTTCTGGCGGCACGCCATATTTAGTGCGGACTTCATCCGGGCCAAGAATAGTATTGGTCATGGTATTGATCAGCGTAACGCCCGGTGTAACCAACTGCGCCATATCTTTATCACCGGTGCTAATCAACACCGGGCGACCAACTCGCTCGGCCTCAAGCGCTAGTGTGCCAATCACATCGTCAGCTTCCACGCCTGAAACCGCCAGGAGAGGCAAGCCCATGGCTTTAACCATCGCGTGGAGAGGTTCTATTTGCGCGCGCAGATCGTCGGGCATTGGCGGGCGATGAGATTTGTAATGCTCGAACAATTCGTCACGGAAGGTTTTACCTTTAGCATCAAAAACCACAGCGGCGTGAGTGGGTTGATACTGCAACAACAGACTGCGCAGCATGTTCAGCACACCGTACATTGCCCCTGTTGGTTCACCTTTGCTGTTGGTCAGCGGTGGAAAGGCGTGATAAGCACGATAAAGGTAGGATGAGCCATCAACGAGGATAAGTGGGTTTTGCGCGATCTGAACCATAATGTTCCGTTCCATGACTGGTTTTTTAGTTTATAGCTAAAGGATGCCATAGCCTGGCTGAAAACATGAACTTTTGAGGCAGATTAGGTGAAAAGTTTTGTTGATCTTCGAGATCGGCCTCAAGATCAATATTGTGGATAAGTTTGTGCATAATTCTTTAAGTATTTGATTATTCCTTTTACAGGAAATACTAATTCTCATAAATATTATTGTTTATCATTACCTTAGGGATTAACCGCTCAGGTTGGATGGCCTTACACAGGTGATCCGGAAATGTGGATATAAAAAATAATTATGTTATAGAGCAATAATATCAAAAGTCCTATATGCACCATTTATTAATGAGCAGTTTTAGTTTCATCACTCACTCGTCTTTTCTGATAAAATTCTCCACGTATTATTCTTTCCCCTGAACCTGACACTCTCTAACCATCTGAAAAATTTATTTATGTCGAGATTGTTCGCTGCGATAACGTTAATTCTGAGTGTCGTTCTCACCATTCTGGTGACTATTGCATGTTCGGTTCCCATTATTATCGCTGGAATCATCAAACTCCTGTTACCTATTCCAATCATCTGGCGTTCAATCTCGGCCTTTGCTGATTTCATGATGTATTGCTGGTGTGAGGGGTTAGCTTTCTTACTTAAGCTTAACCCACACCTAAAATGGGATATTGAGGGTCTGGACGAACTCAGCAAGAAGAACTGGTACCTGCTGATTTGTAATCACAGAAGCTGGGCCGATATCGTCATTTTATGCGTACTGTTTCGCAAACATATCCCGATGAATAAGTACTTTTTAAAACAACAGCTCGCCTGGGTACCCTTTATGGGCCTGGCTTGCTGGGCGTTGGATATGCCTTTTATGAAGCGGTATTCACGGGGATACTTACTCCGCCACCCGGAGCGGCGCGGTAAAGATGTCGAGACCACCCGCCGTTCATGCGAGAAATTTCGCTCTCATCCAACGACAATTGTGAATTTTGTCGAGGGTTCAAGATTTACTAGAGAAAAGCGATTACAGACTCGTTCAGCTTTCCAGAATCTTCTTCCACCGAAAGCTGCGGGTATCGCAATGGCTCTTAATGTATTGGGAAAACAGTTTGATAAACTCTTAAACGTCACGCTCTGTTACCCGGAGAATGCACAAAGCCCGTTCTATGACATGTTAAGTGGAAAGATGACTCGGATCGTGGTGAGAGTGTCGCTGGTGCCGATTGCAGAGGATCTGCATGGAGATTACATAAATGATAAGGGTTTTAAACGGCGTTTTCAGCAATGGCTGAATGCGTTATGGCATAAGAAAGACGCGCTGCTGACGAGCATTAAACGATAAAAAAAAGCCGGTCAATCGACCGGCTTTTTTATTATTTTTTCTCGACCAGGAACTTGGCCACATCAGCATATTGCTGGACGAATGCGTCCATGTTGCTGGTGTCCATTCCTTGCGGATTCAATTGATATTTACCGTTCACGAAAATAGCTGGAACACCCTGCAATTGCAGATCTGCCGCGGCTTTCTCTTGTTGGGCAACCAATGATTTCACCACAAAGCTATTCCATGCTGCGTCATACTCTTCAGCTTTAACGCCTGCATCAATGAATACCTGGCGGATATCTGCCACGTTTTGAACAGTCTGTGTTTTTTGCACAGCTTCAAACATAGGAGCAGTGATTTTATCTTCCACACCCAGCGCCATTGCTACCGCCCACGCCTGAGTCAGATCTTTGCCCAATGGGCCAAGGAACTCGACATGGTATTTAGTCATTTTGGTGCCTTCCGGCAGTTTTTTCTTCACGGTATCAGAAACATGAAGAACTTCTTCAAACTGATAGCAATGCGGGCAATAGAAAGAGAAGAACTCCAGAACCTGCGGCTCGCCAGCGACCGGTTTTTCCAAAGTAACGAACTCTTTGCCATCTTTATACTGCGCTGCAGAAACGCTGAATGCCAGGATCATCCCCGCCAGCGCCAGCCAAACCTTTTTCATCATCAAATCTCTCCTGAATAAATACTGATTAATACATTGGCGTTAATGTTAATGGTGGTTCACGCAGAACCCGGACCTGCTCTGTAAAAGTCGCAATTTGTCTCCGCCAGTAATCTTCGTCGGTAATCCACGGAAAATTTCTGGGGAATGCGGGATCATCCCAGCGTCGAATTATCCACGCGAGATAATAGACCATACGCATGGCTCGTAAAGGTTCTATGAGCGCAATTTCGTCTGAATTAAATGGGGCAAACTCTTCATATGCCTCAACAATCATTTCCAACTGCATTCTCTGCTCGGGTTTATCGCCATTGAGCAGCATCCAGATATCCTGAATTGCGGGGCCATTACGAGCATCATCGAGATCGACGAACAGAGGGCCATCGCGCCAGAGAATATTCCCCGGGTGGCAGTCTCCATGCAGTCGCAGTGACTCAAAATCAGCATGCCAGTGAAGTTTCACTTCTTCTATAAGTGCATCAGTTGCTTTTAAGAAGCGCTGTTTCAGAGCAGATGGAATGAGATGCGTGCGCTCAAACAGTTCACGCGGCTCAAATAAATATTCACTCAAGCCCATATCAGGACGAGCAGAAAATTGCTTGCGGCGCCCCGTTTGATGGATGCGGCCAAGATAGCGTCCCACCCATTCCATTTGATCCAGGCTATCTGTTTCGTACTGTCTTCCGCCTAAACTTGGAAACACAGCGTATATAAAGCCTTGATGGCGCAGCAATGTATTGCCGTTAAACTTCAATGGTGCGGCGACAGGAACCTCATCAGCCAGCAACTCAAGGGCAAACTGATGTTCTTCTTGTATTTGTTCAGGAGACCAGCGATGAGGACGATAAAATTTCACCACATAACGTTTTCGATCCTCGTCCTGAAACTGATAGACGCGGTTCTCAAAACTATTTAATGCAGTCAAGCCGGAATCCACCCGTATACCCTGGTCAAAAAGGGCATCCATGATGGTATCCGGATGTAGTGTCTGAAAATTGAAAGCGCTGTCTGTCATCCACGCAACCGACTGTAAATGCGAATAGTTGAGGATAACATTTCGTAGCCGTTAAAGTGGACTGGCTTACAAGCTTTTACTCTTTAATTACGCCACGAGCACGCAATAATGCGGTCTTAAAATCTTCTTCGTAGTCTTTCTGAATGCCTGGAATAACAGCATCTTTTGCAGAGTCACGCATTTTCAGATGATAAATAAGCACGTCATCGGTCAGATCGGTTAATTCACCGGTATAACCTGACTCTTTACTAAGTTTCTGTAAAAATTGAATCAAATTGAGATCAGGCTCTTTCTGCCATGCGGGCTGAAGTAGCTCGAGCAGTTCGTTAAGACGTTTGCATTTCATTATTGTGCTCCGTTCACATGCGAGGGGTACACGTTAGCAGGCTCAAACCCACATTAAAAGAGGCGATATTGGTGAGATGTTTAACGGAAGTTACTGGTGTGGTTTTGGCTGGTGGGCGATCAACTCGAATGGGCGGCCAGGATAAAGGGCTCATCGAATTAAATGGACTACCGCTGTTTGAACATGTCATCAGAAAGCTGGCACCACAGGTCAACGACGTGGTGATTAGCGCCAACAGAAATAGAGCAAAATATCAGTCTGTTGGGTTAACCGTTCTCAGCGATACATTGCCCGATTACCCCGGGCCGCTTGCTGGAATGTTGTCACTAATTAAGCAGTTACACAGTGAGTGGTTTTTGTTTTGCCCATGCGATACACCCAATATACCCGAAGATTTAGCATCCAGGCTTTGGGAGCAAAAAGGGGATGCTTCTGCCGTTTGGGTAAACGATGGTGAGCGAGATCATCCCACTATTGCCCTCCTGCACAAGAAACTCACTGCTCCGCTGGAAATCTATCTGGCGTCAGGTGAACGGCGAGTCATGGTTTTTCTGCGAGAGGTGGGCGGACACGCCGTATTATTTCCGAATCAGAAGCAAAATTTCGTCAACATTAATTCACCAGAAGATCTCGCTCAGTGGGAAAACATATAATGGTGCCTCTACTTGCTTTTGCCGCCTGGAGCGGTACAGGCAAAACAACACTTCTTAAGCAATTGATTCCTTTGCTTAATGAGCGAGGGATTCGTCCTGGTCTGATCAAACATACCCATCATGATGTCGATATCGATACACCCGGAAAAGACAGTTATGAACTGCGAAAAGCCGGTGCCGCACAAACAATCGTCGCCAATAATAATAGATGGGCATTAATGACCGAAACACCTGCGCAAGAAGAGCTGGATCTCCACTGGTTAGCCAGTCGAATGGATCCAACTTCATTGGATTTGATATTAGTTGAGGGATTTAAGCATGAAGCGATTCCAAAAATTCTGCTTTACAGGGATGGGCTA
Coding sequences within:
- the hemN gene encoding oxygen-independent coproporphyrinogen III oxidase translates to MSEQLIDWDLALIQKYNYSGPRYTSYPTALEFSEDFGEAAFLEAVARYPERPLSLYVHIPFCHKLCYFCGCNKIVTRQTHKADQYLDALEQEIAHRAPLFKGRHVSQLHWGGGTPTYLSKAQISRLMGLLRGHFNFNEDAELSIEIDPREIELDVLDHLRQEGFTRLSMGVQDFNKEVQRLVNREQDEEFIFALIQRARELGFTSTNIDLIYGLPKQTPESFAFTLKRVAELSPHRLSVFNYAHLPTLFAAQRKIKDTDLPSAQQKLDILQETIGSLTHAGYQFIGMDHFARPDDELAIAQREGKLHRNFQGYTTQGDTDLLGMGVSAISMIGDCYAQNQKELKTYYQQVDSQGDALWRGLVLTRDDCIRRDVIKALICNFQLKFAEIEQLWDLNFAEYFAEDLKLLEPLAKDGLVDIDSKHIQVTAKGRLLIRNICMCFDSYLRQKARLQQFSRVI
- the yihI gene encoding Der GTPase-activating protein YihI, translating into MKQQNSAAPGSKPSKARRKTREELDREARDRKRDKKHSGHAAGSRASGGTQAKSGTGSSQAKDPRIGSKKPVALGVTEVQVKKPKQHKPKVEKPMLTPQAELDLLENDERLDALLERLEEGETLNAEEQAWVNAKLDRIDALMEELGISYEDDEDEEEKGDDLMRLLKGTD
- the yihA gene encoding ribosome biogenesis GTP-binding protein YihA/YsxC → MKNWNYQLTHFVLSAPDIRHLPSDTGIEVAFAGRSNAGKSSALNTLTNQKALARTSKTPGRTQLINLFEVAEGLRVVDLPGYGYAEVPEEVKLKWQRALGEYLQKRNSLKGLVVLMDIRHPLKDLDQQMIHWAVASGIPVMLLLTKADKLASGARKAQLNMVREAVVEFNGDIQVEAFSSLKKIGVDVLRHKLDGWYNDIPPAIEEDSVEEDDETTGE
- a CDS encoding spot 42 RNA, inhibition of DNA synthesis, producing the protein MFYLSDLLLHVIGFG
- the polA gene encoding DNA polymerase I; protein product: MVQIAQNPLILVDGSSYLYRAYHAFPPLTNSKGEPTGAMYGVLNMLRSLLLQYQPTHAAVVFDAKGKTFRDELFEHYKSHRPPMPDDLRAQIEPLHAMVKAMGLPLLAVSGVEADDVIGTLALEAERVGRPVLISTGDKDMAQLVTPGVTLINTMTNTILGPDEVRTKYGVPPELIIDFLALMGDSSDNIPGVPGVGEKTAQALLQGLGGLDTLYANPEKIAELTFRGAKTMAAKLEQSKDLAYLSYKLATIKTDVELELGCEQLEVQQPADEELLELFKQYEFKRWITDVEAGKWLQAKGAKTATQPKKTLEIEAEAEPEEPAIALSHENYVTILEESVLEEWITRLKKAPVIAFDTETDSLDNVSANLVGLSFATEPGVACYIPVAHDYLDAPVQITRERALEMLKPLLEDESILKVGQNLKFDRGIMQNYDIELRGIAFDTMLESYILDSVAGRHDMDSLSARWLKHTTITFEEIAGKGKKQLTFNQIDLEQAGRYAAEDADVTLQLHLKMWPQLEKREGPLSIFKNIEMPLVPVLSRIERNGVKIDPAVLHTHSEQLTKRLAELEITAHEIAGEPFNLSSPKQLQTILFEKQGIKPLKKTPGGAPSTSEEVLEELALDYPLPKVILEHRGLAKLKSTYTDKLPLMINPKTGRVHTSYHQAVAATGRLSSTEPNLQNIPVRNEEGRRIRQAFIAPKDYLIVSADYSQIELRIMAHLSRDKGLLTAFAEGKDIHRATAAEVFGIPLDNVSGEQRRSAKAINFGLIYGMSAFGLSRQLNIPRKESQKYMDLYFERYPGVLEYMERTRKQAKEQGYVETLDGRRLYLPDINSSNAARRAGAERAAINAPMQGTAADIIKRAMIAVDAWLESEKPRVKMIMQVHDELVFEVHQDDLEAVSKKIHELMEGSMKLDVPLLVEVGSGVNWDEAH
- a CDS encoding acyltransferase — translated: MSRLFAAITLILSVVLTILVTIACSVPIIIAGIIKLLLPIPIIWRSISAFADFMMYCWCEGLAFLLKLNPHLKWDIEGLDELSKKNWYLLICNHRSWADIVILCVLFRKHIPMNKYFLKQQLAWVPFMGLACWALDMPFMKRYSRGYLLRHPERRGKDVETTRRSCEKFRSHPTTIVNFVEGSRFTREKRLQTRSAFQNLLPPKAAGIAMALNVLGKQFDKLLNVTLCYPENAQSPFYDMLSGKMTRIVVRVSLVPIAEDLHGDYINDKGFKRRFQQWLNALWHKKDALLTSIKR
- the dsbA gene encoding thiol:disulfide interchange protein DsbA, which codes for MKKVWLALAGMILAFSVSAAQYKDGKEFVTLEKPVAGEPQVLEFFSFYCPHCYQFEEVLHVSDTVKKKLPEGTKMTKYHVEFLGPLGKDLTQAWAVAMALGVEDKITAPMFEAVQKTQTVQNVADIRQVFIDAGVKAEEYDAAWNSFVVKSLVAQQEKAAADLQLQGVPAIFVNGKYQLNPQGMDTSNMDAFVQQYADVAKFLVEKK
- a CDS encoding serine/threonine protein kinase produces the protein MTDSAFNFQTLHPDTIMDALFDQGIRVDSGLTALNSFENRVYQFQDEDRKRYVVKFYRPHRWSPEQIQEEHQFALELLADEVPVAAPLKFNGNTLLRHQGFIYAVFPSLGGRQYETDSLDQMEWVGRYLGRIHQTGRRKQFSARPDMGLSEYLFEPRELFERTHLIPSALKQRFLKATDALIEEVKLHWHADFESLRLHGDCHPGNILWRDGPLFVDLDDARNGPAIQDIWMLLNGDKPEQRMQLEMIVEAYEEFAPFNSDEIALIEPLRAMRMVYYLAWIIRRWDDPAFPRNFPWITDEDYWRRQIATFTEQVRVLREPPLTLTPMY
- a CDS encoding YihD family protein, with product MKCKRLNELLELLQPAWQKEPDLNLIQFLQKLSKESGYTGELTDLTDDVLIYHLKMRDSAKDAVIPGIQKDYEEDFKTALLRARGVIKE
- the mobA gene encoding molybdenum cofactor guanylyltransferase MobA; its protein translation is MRCLTEVTGVVLAGGRSTRMGGQDKGLIELNGLPLFEHVIRKLAPQVNDVVISANRNRAKYQSVGLTVLSDTLPDYPGPLAGMLSLIKQLHSEWFLFCPCDTPNIPEDLASRLWEQKGDASAVWVNDGERDHPTIALLHKKLTAPLEIYLASGERRVMVFLREVGGHAVLFPNQKQNFVNINSPEDLAQWENI
- the mobB gene encoding molybdopterin-guanine dinucleotide biosynthesis protein MobB, with amino-acid sequence MVPLLAFAAWSGTGKTTLLKQLIPLLNERGIRPGLIKHTHHDVDIDTPGKDSYELRKAGAAQTIVANNNRWALMTETPAQEELDLHWLASRMDPTSLDLILVEGFKHEAIPKILLYRDGLKHNIAELVVDNQVIAIASDVQLPDVQIPVLDINSPFQIADFIADWIKK